TTGGGGTTGCTATTCTCATTTATCCAGCACGTGATGAGACTGATGCCGTGAAGATCGTGGATGCGGCAAGAAGCGCTGGCGCAGTAATAGTTAGTGCGCATTTCATCTTGGCTAAGGAAGTGGCAAGGAGTTGATGAAGATAACGGCAGGTCTCGCCTTTTGGGATGAGGATTTTTAATCTTGCACCTCTGGGCCTCCTCCGCTCTGAAGGGCGGGACCCACCGTTTGTTTTTTATCAAAATTGTTTCTCTGTGATGAGAAGCAATGCATGAGGCTCACTTCAAATCCATTTTTAGGGTTCATTGGTTAGTTTCTCCACTATTTCCTTGTATCCTATTGATGAGAGGAATTCAAGCACTTCATCTAAACGTGGTCCAGAGCGGGCGCCTCTCCTCGTGACTGATATGGAGGCTGAGGCATTGGCAAATATGAGTCTCTCAACTATATCTAATCCCATTAGCCTAGCCGATATATAGGACGCCGCGAATACATCCCCAGCTCCTGTAGTATCTATGGGCGTCACACGGAATGATTCCACCACCTTGGATTCATTGCCACTGATGCAGAGCGCCCCTTTTGGGCCGAGGGTTATTATTAATTCCCGTGGCTCCACCTTACTATAGATGCTGAAACCTGCCTTTATTGGGTCCTCCGCCCCGCTCAGTATCTTGGCCTCAACCGAGTTCATGAACATCACATCAATGCCTCGGACGAGCGCTGCCACCACATCTATCCCCTTCCTGGCTAGATTGGTTCCGCCATCTATGGAGACCGTGGCGCCAATTGATCTTCCCTTCTTGAGCCCAGCCTCTATTATCTCGGTTCTGCCTGTTGCTAAGTGTATATGGTTGATGCCTTCAACTGCGGCTCCATCTAAATCACTTGGTATTAAGCCCATATTTGCGCCCCTGTAGGCAATCATTCTCTTGCTGCCATCCAATCCCACGAGAACAGTGACTGTGCCTGTCTTCTCATATGCTATGCGCTTAATGAAGCGTGTATCGATGCCGAGATTTCTTAATTCATCTACAAGTATATCGCCCACAGTATCGGTGCCCACCGAGCCGATGAAGCGGGAAGCAAGGCCAAGTTTAGCGACTTGAACAGAGAAATTAGCCGCTGAACCGCCGCCGCCCACATAAGCCTCGAATGCATCCACGGCCTCATCTATTCCGGGGAGGCCCCCTATCTTCATGTAGATATCTAGGTTCAGGTTACCTATTGATAACACTGTAGGCCTATTCACATTTATTTTGAGAAGCGCGGCTTTAATATCTATTTCCGTCCAATAAATGCATATCATCTAAGGCCATTAATGGGATAAAGGATAAATAGAGTTGAGGAATATAGTAACTTAATGCAGGATGAAGTAAAGAAGTTGCTGGATATAAAGGAGCGGCTCAGGAAGAGGATAATGGAGCTAGAGGACGAATATCAACATTGAGGGATGCAGAGCAGGCAATTGATAATGAGATAAAGTCGAGATCAATAACTCCAGCGGATCAATTACAGACCCAATCGGTTCCTCCTCCAGCTTCGCAGCCCAAGTCTGGAACCATGGTTGATTTAAAGTCACGTGATGGGGAAAAAATTGGAGAGGTAGAGGGAGATGATCGTTCCCTAGTGGTGAGGCCCCTGAAGCCCCTTGATCCGGAGGCGAAGCCCACGAAATTCCTCATCAGGAAACTAGAGGAGTATAGGAGGGGGGATGAGGATTTAGTGAGGGGAAAGCGGCTCAGCGAGGGGGATGCTTTTAATTATGACTTAGAGAAGGGGGAGGGAGGCAGCATAATTGCAATATCGATAAGGAATTATAGAACCAATGCAAGGAGGCAGGAGGTCATGAATATAATTAGGTGGACCATCGAAAGGAATTTAGAGAGCAAGGGAAGTAATCAGTGATTATCGATTTATTTTAATCACTCGAATTAAAAACGTCCACCTCAGCCTCATAAGTCATGAATAACAATAAATCAATAACATCATTGATACCAAGCGATAGGTGGATGANTGGACTTGAATTATCAAAGGCATTGAATGAGCGGCTTGAAGTCGAGGACTTCATTTCCATGGCCGAGAACGGCGAGGTTGATGCTTATTATGATGTTGCCGAGGATGAGTTTTACCTGAGGTTAAAGGCACGGCCAGCGGAGCGGATCACAGTCATCGAGCAAGTAAGCATTAAGTTGCCGGAGGAGCCCCTGCCAAAGCCGGCGTTTGAGGATGAGTTAAAGGCTGCCGGTGATGATTGGAGGAATATGTATGAGGATCTAGTTAAGAGGGGAATCATTAGGGAGATTTATAGTAATGGAATGACTTTCGTCGTGGCATCAAAGCTTCCCGGCAAATCTCTTCAGCATGGGGTACATCTCGAATAATTGCTCCTGCATAGCCAATGAGTAGTACTGTATCACTATCTCAACTAGGAGTATTAATCCTATGCCTGTCCCAAAGACGCCTAGGATATCCNCTAAAGCAGCCACTATGCCTGCAATTAATCCGCTGGTAAGGGTTAACGCGTTTATGTATCTCTCTAAGTATCTAGCTATTACCCGCGTGCTCGACCTAAAGCCAGGTATGTGCCACCCACTCTCTGCAATGGTCTTTGCTTGATCCTCAGCACCCATACCGGCCAAGTTAACCCAAAGATACGCATAAACTATTGAGAGCAACGCGTAAAGCACTATATGAACCACCGCGAATTGCGGCGTTAATTGGAGAGGGGTGGATTGCAGGAAGTAAAGCAGTGAGGAAGTGCATGGAGCAGTAGTTAATTGTCCATTTAGGCTTATCTGGTGAACGCAAGCCAAGGCATTTAGAACTGGATTAGCGGCATGAGCATTATACGTGGTAGCNACGAAGTATAACCCATTATAAANTAAGGCCACGGTATATGCAGTGAATATTATTGGGAGCACCGATACATACATTACCTTAAATGGATATGATATCTTGTATCCACCGTACTGAGTCAATACCATTGGTATCGATACTTCCATTAATTCAACATAGAGAACAAGTCCGCCAAGCACTATGGTCGCTATTAACCCGATTAGGCTGGGATACCCGANCCTATATAGTATTGATGCCAATGCCGCTAATGTGTGATCAACCGCAGCTATGTATGAGCCCACGGCTATTGCGGGCACGACGCCGAGGGGCAGCACCTGGCCCGGCGGTATTATTGGGGAAAACGTGTCCCAGAACATGGTTCTAATTATGCTTATCAATATGAATAGACTTATTCCGCTCCCTAATCCCCAACCCTTTGAAACCATGTCGTCAAGCAGGATAACTATTACCGCGCCAAACACTAATTGTAGCCAAACAATGAATGCTAGTCCAGGCGATATTACCCCCAACTGNCCAGCAGCTATCATTATCGCGCCTNCACCGAACGCTATTATCACAGCAACAAGCTTCGTGAATGCATTGAACCTCATTTGATCATTTGGATCCTCCATATCTATGTTCATTATGTCGGAGAACGCTAGGAGCTCCATTATTATTCCCGCAATTATTATTGGACCAATTCCCAACNCCGCCATGGTTCCCGACTGAGACGCGAATATCACGGCAATTAATGGGTTAAACAATGGAGCCGCCTGCGCTTCATTAACGCCATATAATGGAGNGATCGAGAGAACCATATATGCGGNTAATGCCAGAAATGTCCAGAGGAGCCTACTTGACATGGATAGCGCTACCTTAGGCTTAGGAACCGTCGGCACTAGCCGCAGCAACGGCTCCACCCTATCTATGAACCTACCGCTCATTGCCTAAAACCATGAANTCGCCCATTATTAAATTTAGTGCAACATATTGGAATGATGGGCAAAATCANTGAATCACGCCGCGTAGGATCAGTACCTCGCCGCCTGCCTTCTTTACCTTCTCTATCGCTGACGCTGATGCGGCTG
Above is a genomic segment from Thermocladium sp. ECH_B containing:
- a CDS encoding sugar kinase, translating into MKIGGLPGIDEAVDAFEAYVGGGGSAANFSVQVAKLGLASRFIGSVGTDTVGDILVDELRNLGIDTRFIKRIAYEKTGTVTVLVGLDGSKRMIAYRGANMGLIPSDLDGAAVEGINHIHLATGRTEIIEAGLKKGRSIGATVSIDGGTNLARKGIDVVAALVRGIDVMFMNSVEAKILSGAEDPIKAGFSIYSKVEPRELIITLGPKGALCISGNESKVVESFRVTPIDTTGAGDVFAASYISARLMGLDIVERLIFANASASISVTRRGARSGPRLDEVLEFLSSIGYKEIVEKLTNEP
- a CDS encoding preprotein translocase subunit SecY; this encodes MSGRFIDRVEPLLRLVPTVPKPKVALSMSSRLLWTFLALXAYMVLSIXPLYGVNEAQAAPLFNPLIAVIFASQSGTMAXLGIGPIIIAGIIMELLAFSDIMNIDMEDPNDQMRFNAFTKLVAVIIAFGXGAIMIAAGQLGVISPGLAFIVWLQLVFGAVIVILLDDMVSKGWGLGSGISLFILISIIRTMFWDTFSPIIPPGQVLPLGVVPAIAVGSYIAAVDHTLAALASILYRXGYPSLIGLIATIVLGGLVLYVELMEVSIPMVLTQYGGYKISYPFKVMYVSVLPIIFTAYTVALXYNGLYFVATTYNAHAANPVLNALACVHQISLNGQLTTAPCTSSLLYFLQSTPLQLTPQFAVVHIVLYALLSIVYAYLWVNLAGMGAEDQAKTIAESGWHIPGFRSSTRVIARYLERYINALTLTSGLIAGIVAALXDILGVFGTGIGLILLVEIVIQYYSLAMQEQLFEMYPMLKRFAGKL